In the Podospora bellae-mahoneyi strain CBS 112042 chromosome 4, whole genome shotgun sequence genome, one interval contains:
- a CDS encoding hypothetical protein (EggNog:ENOG503PAZ0), with amino-acid sequence MEPYAYPAEGLDEMAEKLNRLSTADSRHGDSAPLLDGRSYDAYDPRLRPPSSGYPLPPTPESQWSPTDDLFRVPNYELGQRHAAALPLQRPVSRSKSSLFRKDSHTSDRRPSRGSSAGFSLYPAARPPPPKQPLPALPSNKSARRISSQGSFDSSSVASGETSRYSDSTRGCGLERVPTNGTPTSPHTNAHFVAIPPVPEEYRTRQESQSKAVTVVPWKSLTHQEKAPKDPSVYFFDISTTSATLASKHGNNIIKVWSVGSGEVQSQIKISCYTTAQPRSREYFVRSHAILSEPSNMIAIATGFGDSLEIWDWGKKKKLQSMDKADRWAAVRSNVMEAGWCPLVTYRGDNDTIELWEATYSKKPFKKTRVIELARAGLPVLPKYPELAFSATGPLLITASGPRPPRLGHPPPERETLLIAWEIHNGAEMTTPYKVVTPWQHAELDTALPSGLATYGSVAVSIWIPASYRAIPVPAARGGNGYNLAPASVPFRYVLVWDFSASSTKTFRIPNAMSCVSPDCRFIAYCDSRGVDSGARGCLAVLDAMTGKQLWCWPDPDATAADVDMMAGFSQLANLSKVTEMCFSADGGFLFIGDSEGGTGVFEVREGGKGISMRPV; translated from the exons ATGGAACCCTATGCATACCCTGCCGAAGGGTTGGATGAGATGGC AGAAAAGTTGAACCGATTAAGCACAGCGGACTCGCGGCATGGTGACTCGGCCCCATTGCTCGACGGGCGGTCCTATGACGCCTACGATCCCCGACTACGACCCCCCTCGAGCGGCTACCCGCTGCCACCGACTCCCGAGTCGCAATGGAGTCCCACCGATGACCTTTTTCGAGTCCCGAATTATGAGCTTGGCCAGCGGCACGCTGCCGCATTGCCGCTGCAGCGTCCGGTGTCGAGGAGCAAGTCGTCACTTTTCCGAAAAGACTCGCATACATCGGACCGAAGGCCCTCGAGAGGCTCGTCCGCCGGTTTCAGCCTGTACCCCGCAGCCCGTCCGCCACCGCCGAAGCAGCCGCTGCCCGCGCTTCCCTCCAACAAATCTGCACGCCGCATCTCATCCCAGGGCTCCTTTGACAGCAGCTCAGTCGCATCGGGCGAGACTTCGAGATACTCGGATTCCACCAGGGGTTGTGGGCTCGAGCGAGTGCCCACGAACGGAACACCAACGTCTCCACACACCAATGCGCATTTCGTGGCTATCCCTCCCGTGCCCGAGGAATATCGGACACGGCAGGAATCACAATCCAAGGCTGTGACTGTTGTGCCCTGGAAATCTCTCACACACCAGGAAAAGGCCCCCAAGGATCCATCCGTCTACTTCTTTGACATTTCAACAACGTCTGCCACCCTGGCCAGCAAACatggcaacaacatcatTAAGGTGTGGTCTGTCGGCTCAGGCGAGGTCCAGAGCCAGATCAAAATCTCTTGCTACACAACCGCCCAGCCTCGGTCGCGCGAGTATTTCGTCCGTAGCCATGCCATTCTTTCCGAGCCCTCCAACATGATAGCCATTGCCACCGGCTTCGGTGACTCGCTCGAGATTTGGGACtggggcaagaagaagaagctgcaGTCCATGGACAAAGCAGACCGTTGGGCCGCCGTTCGCTCCAACGTTATGGAAGCCGGATGGTGCCCCCTTGTCACCTACAGAGGAGACAACGACACCATCGAGCTGTGGGAAGCGACATACTCCAAGAAGCCATTCAAGAAGACGCGCGTGATTGAGCTCGCCAGGGCGGGTCTCCCGGTGTTGCCAAAGTATCCCGAACTCGCCTTCTCCGCCACTGGACCCCTCCTGATCACCGCCTCCGGGCCTCGGCCACCCAGACTAgggcaccctcctcccgaGAGAGAGACGCTCCTCATAGCCTGGGAGATCCACAACGGCGCCGAAATGACAACACCGTACAAGGTCGTGACACCATGGCAGCATGCCGAGCTGGACACCGCCCTCCCATCTGGTCTCGCCACCTACGGTTCAGTCGCCGTATCAATCTGGATCCCCGCCTCCTACCGTGCCATCCCCGTCCCGGCCGCGAGAGGCGGCAACGGGTACAACCTCGCCCCCGCCTCGGTCCCCTTCCGGTATGTCCTTGTATGGGACTTTTCTGCGTCATCCACGAAGACCTTCCGCATCCCCAACGCCATGTCGTGCGTCAGCCCGGATTGCAGATTTATCGCCTACTGTGACTCTAGGGGGGTTGACTCGGGAGCGAGAGGATGCTTGGCGGTGCTGGATGCCATGACGGGGAAGCAGCTGTGGTGCTGGCCGGACCCGGATGCCACTGCTGCGGACGTTGATATGATGGCTGGGTTCAGCCAGTTGGCGAATTTGAGCAAGGTGACGGAGATGTGTTTTTCTGCCGATGGCGGCTTCTTGTTCATTGGGGACAGCGAGGGCGGCACGGGAGTTTttgaggtgagggagggCGGAAAGGGGATTAGCATGAGGCCTGTCTAG